From Myxococcota bacterium, the proteins below share one genomic window:
- a CDS encoding nucleoside phosphorylase — protein sequence MSEEPGQPITGLRRGAVGENVFLCGDPARVPRIAKGWAKAREILNLREYRVVVGERDGVRMAAASTGIGAPSTAVLVEELAKIGARRMIRVGNSGGLQPSLGLGDLVITTGAVRDDGTSKSYVLPEYPAVASWRVVGALVAASQARGVRHAVGVTWSLDAFYARNAVLGAGGAIESMAFGGYRPPELEARLVAMRDARVQNCEMESGILLTLASLYGLEAGCICVVSDRAPWPGPAELDIDKNMDACIAVAGDAMLALARG from the coding sequence ATGAGCGAGGAACCCGGGCAGCCGATCACGGGGCTGCGGCGCGGGGCGGTGGGCGAGAACGTCTTCCTGTGCGGCGACCCGGCGCGGGTGCCGCGCATCGCCAAGGGCTGGGCGAAGGCGCGCGAGATCCTGAACCTGCGCGAGTACCGCGTGGTGGTCGGCGAGCGTGACGGCGTGCGCATGGCCGCGGCTTCGACGGGCATCGGCGCGCCCAGCACCGCAGTGCTGGTGGAGGAGCTGGCCAAGATCGGAGCCCGGCGCATGATCCGGGTCGGGAACAGCGGCGGGCTGCAGCCGTCGCTCGGGCTCGGGGATCTCGTGATCACCACGGGCGCCGTGCGCGACGACGGCACCTCGAAGAGCTACGTGCTGCCGGAGTATCCCGCGGTGGCGAGCTGGCGGGTCGTGGGCGCGCTGGTCGCGGCGTCGCAGGCGCGCGGCGTGAGACACGCCGTGGGAGTCACCTGGTCACTCGACGCCTTCTACGCGCGCAATGCCGTGCTGGGCGCCGGCGGGGCGATCGAGAGCATGGCGTTCGGCGGCTATCGGCCGCCCGAGCTCGAGGCGCGGCTGGTGGCCATGCGCGACGCGCGCGTGCAGAACTGCGAGATGGAGAGCGGCATCCTGCTCACGCTCGCGTCGCTCTACGGGCTCGAAGCCGGCTGCATCTGCGTGGTGTCCGACCGCGCGCCCTGGCCCGGACCCGCGGAGCTCGACATCGACAAGAACATGGACGCGTGCATCGCCGTCGCCGGCGACGCGATGCTCGCGCTCGCACGGGGTTGA